The following are from one region of the Stanieria cyanosphaera PCC 7437 genome:
- a CDS encoding Glu/Leu/Phe/Val family dehydrogenase has translation MAKIIVSDQDLAYPLPHQVEQVKTFQTNQSLFADASQRLEKALKYVSISEDAIQRLRYPKTSLSVSIPIRMDDGSLRIFSGYRVRYDDTRGPGKGGVRYHPNVTLDEVQSLAFWMTFKCALLDLPFGGAKGGITVNPKELSKSELERLSRGYIDAIADFIGPDVDILAPDVYTNATIMGWMMDQYGIIKRQLSRGVVTGKPLTLGGSQGRDAATATGAYYVIQTVLPKFKKIPQKTTVAVQGFGNAGSILAELLDQAGYQVVAVSDSQGGIYAPQGLDIPSIREYKTSRRGIKAVYCQDSVCNIVEHKIITNQELLALDVDVLIPAALENQITIDNAATVKAKFIFEVANGPISSAADEILTEKGIYVFPDILVNAGGVTVSYFEWVQNRNGWYWTLEEVNQRLQTKMEAETEKTWSLAQELNLDLRTAAYVHGLNRLGEALDAKGTRDYYSNHQ, from the coding sequence ATGGCTAAAATTATTGTTTCCGATCAAGATCTTGCCTATCCTCTACCTCATCAAGTAGAACAAGTAAAGACTTTTCAAACTAATCAATCTTTATTCGCTGATGCCAGTCAAAGATTAGAAAAAGCTTTAAAGTATGTATCTATTTCTGAAGATGCAATTCAACGCTTGAGATATCCCAAAACTAGCTTGAGTGTTTCAATTCCGATCCGAATGGATGATGGTTCACTGCGGATTTTCTCAGGTTACCGTGTTCGTTACGATGATACTAGAGGACCGGGAAAAGGAGGAGTCCGCTATCATCCCAACGTTACTTTAGATGAAGTGCAATCTCTGGCTTTTTGGATGACTTTTAAATGTGCCTTGTTGGATTTACCTTTTGGAGGTGCTAAAGGCGGAATTACAGTTAATCCTAAAGAATTATCTAAGTCGGAATTAGAAAGATTGAGTCGTGGTTATATTGATGCGATCGCAGATTTTATTGGACCTGATGTAGATATTCTCGCACCTGATGTCTACACTAATGCCACGATTATGGGTTGGATGATGGATCAGTATGGCATTATTAAGCGTCAACTTAGTCGGGGAGTAGTAACGGGAAAACCTTTAACCTTGGGTGGTAGTCAAGGAAGAGATGCAGCAACAGCAACGGGTGCTTATTACGTAATTCAAACAGTTTTACCCAAATTTAAAAAAATTCCCCAAAAAACAACTGTAGCAGTCCAAGGTTTTGGTAATGCAGGCTCGATTTTAGCCGAATTACTCGATCAAGCTGGTTATCAAGTGGTAGCGGTAAGCGATTCTCAAGGAGGAATTTATGCACCTCAAGGATTAGATATTCCGAGTATTCGTGAGTATAAAACCAGCCGTCGGGGAATTAAGGCAGTTTATTGTCAAGATAGTGTTTGTAATATTGTAGAACACAAAATAATTACTAATCAAGAGTTGCTGGCTTTAGATGTTGATGTTTTGATTCCAGCAGCTTTAGAAAATCAAATTACGATTGATAATGCAGCAACAGTCAAAGCTAAATTTATCTTTGAGGTTGCTAATGGCCCTATTTCTTCGGCAGCAGACGAAATTTTAACCGAAAAAGGGATTTATGTCTTTCCCGATATTTTGGTTAATGCAGGTGGTGTAACTGTTAGCTATTTTGAATGGGTACAAAATCGTAATGGTTGGTATTGGACGTTAGAAGAAGTTAATCAACGTTTACAAACAAAAATGGAAGCAGAAACCGAAAAAACTTGGTCTCTTGCCCAAGAATTAAATTTGGATTTACGTACGGCTGCTTACGTTCATGGTTTAAATCGTCTGGGAGAAGCTTTGGATGCCAAAGGAACGAGAGATTACTATAGCAATCATCAATAG
- a CDS encoding FAD-dependent oxidoreductase: protein MNNQQNTYEVAIIGAGVCGTALLYTLSKYTNINKIALIEKNTDVALVNSHKNSNSQTLHFGDIETNYTLAKAEKVNQAASLVKYYLLNNDPQQKIYTKYHKMVLAVGKEQVAKLQERYQEFKQLFPELKLIDRTEIAQIEPRVLQGRDTQEQILALYTPEGYTIDFQKLAQSFLNNALNNKTKTIDLMMGKKVTQIIKQGNYYYLNIEGKTIITKAIAVMAGAHSLLFAKSLGYGLDYALLSVAGSFYFAPEVLNGKVYTVQLQKLPFAAIHGDPEVDDLTRTRFGPTAKVLPMLERHNYTTVWEYFQTAGLSIKAITSFLKILADPIIFRYIVLNFIYDLPFIGKRLFIKEVRKIIPTIQLKDLEFAQGYGGIRPQIVNLKTQSLEMGEAKLTGDRAIFNITPSPGASTCLQNAYDDTEKLIVFLGGEYSFNKKQFLDDLLVNQVMSK, encoded by the coding sequence ATGAATAATCAACAGAATACTTATGAAGTAGCAATTATTGGTGCGGGTGTTTGTGGAACTGCTTTACTTTATACGTTGAGCAAATATACTAATATTAATAAAATTGCCTTAATCGAAAAAAATACAGATGTAGCTTTAGTTAATTCTCATAAAAATAGTAATAGTCAAACACTTCATTTCGGTGATATTGAAACCAATTACACTTTAGCCAAAGCGGAAAAAGTTAATCAGGCAGCAAGCTTAGTTAAATATTATCTTTTGAATAATGATCCTCAACAAAAGATTTATACTAAATATCACAAAATGGTTTTAGCTGTTGGTAAAGAACAAGTAGCTAAACTTCAAGAAAGATATCAAGAGTTTAAACAATTATTTCCAGAGCTAAAATTAATTGATCGCACAGAAATTGCTCAAATTGAACCTCGGGTTTTACAAGGAAGAGATACACAAGAACAAATTTTAGCTTTATATACACCTGAAGGTTATACAATTGATTTTCAAAAATTGGCTCAATCTTTTTTAAACAATGCTTTAAATAATAAGACAAAAACCATTGATTTGATGATGGGAAAAAAAGTTACTCAAATTATTAAACAAGGAAATTATTATTATTTAAATATTGAGGGAAAAACTATTATTACTAAAGCGATCGCAGTAATGGCAGGAGCGCACAGTCTTTTATTTGCTAAATCTTTGGGATATGGTTTAGATTATGCACTTTTAAGTGTAGCTGGTAGTTTTTATTTTGCTCCCGAAGTTCTCAACGGTAAAGTTTATACTGTTCAATTACAAAAATTACCTTTTGCAGCTATTCATGGCGATCCTGAAGTGGACGATCTCACTAGAACTAGATTTGGTCCAACGGCAAAAGTTTTACCCATGTTAGAACGTCATAATTATACGACTGTTTGGGAATATTTTCAAACCGCAGGATTAAGTATTAAGGCGATTACTAGCTTTTTAAAAATTCTGGCTGACCCGATTATTTTTAGATATATTGTTTTAAATTTTATCTACGATTTACCCTTCATTGGTAAAAGATTATTTATCAAAGAAGTTAGAAAAATTATTCCGACAATTCAATTAAAAGATTTAGAATTTGCTCAAGGATACGGTGGAATTCGACCACAAATTGTCAATTTGAAAACCCAAAGTTTAGAAATGGGCGAAGCTAAACTAACAGGCGATCGCGCTATTTTTAATATTACTCCTTCTCCAGGTGCATCGACTTGTTTACAAAATGCTTACGATGATACGGAGAAGTTAATTGTTTTTTTGGGTGGTGAATATAGTTTTAATAAAAAACAATTTTTAGATGATTTATTAGTTAATCAAGTTATGAGTAAATAA
- a CDS encoding YtxH domain-containing protein, which yields MTSSNQPLIDEQNNFTESTYQATTEQYNTQTTPNNGLNRLISGVIIGATLGGIASILTNKNSVARINKNIKDIGNTVKKTAININDTIQDIGDAVQSVATGVNDTYRDVERTIAVTAVDVNATVKDAVNVVKNPINYNVQSSPTSNETSTKQANINGTLYKLVPIDQEQVGE from the coding sequence ATGACTAGTAGCAATCAACCTCTAATTGATGAGCAAAACAATTTTACAGAATCGACATACCAAGCAACTACCGAGCAATACAATACACAGACAACACCCAACAATGGGCTGAATAGGTTAATATCTGGCGTAATAATTGGTGCAACTTTAGGAGGAATAGCTAGTATTTTAACTAATAAAAATTCTGTTGCTCGCATCAATAAAAACATCAAAGATATTGGCAATACCGTCAAAAAAACAGCGATAAACATTAATGACACCATACAAGATATTGGTGATGCGGTTCAGAGTGTCGCGACAGGTGTTAATGATACTTATCGGGATGTGGAACGTACAATAGCAGTTACCGCTGTGGACGTTAATGCGACTGTTAAAGATGCTGTAAATGTTGTTAAAAACCCGATTAACTATAATGTTCAATCTAGTCCAACTAGCAACGAAACTAGCACTAAACAAGCCAATATCAATGGAACGCTTTATAAACTAGTACCTATTGACCAAGAGCAAGTAGGTGAATAA
- a CDS encoding methyl-accepting chemotaxis protein gives MISNNRPSTVRDDEYYQPIDTEQSYARSTVSRPIEPKQESFANKRDFEGRSEDKNLNPILAGALLGGLIGVSVGALTGLFGGKKASQGFNHTVKGVGDGIKTVGEGLGETAKGLGNVVKSVGEGVTYAVVGSTKEVARGINEGTKQAADAVQSTAEDINQVVKGTTNSVKTSSENLTQTVNNVADSVKNSSETSTQKINNVADSVKNAAEDADQSLENQRFEEEVFQTDYENPLSYNPPNPPESY, from the coding sequence ATGATTAGCAACAACCGACCTTCAACAGTTCGCGATGACGAATATTATCAACCAATCGATACAGAGCAATCTTATGCTCGTTCAACAGTTTCTCGTCCAATCGAACCAAAACAAGAGTCGTTTGCTAATAAGCGCGACTTTGAAGGTAGGTCAGAAGACAAAAATCTCAATCCCATTTTAGCAGGGGCATTATTGGGAGGACTAATCGGTGTTTCTGTAGGCGCATTAACTGGTCTTTTTGGAGGTAAAAAAGCTTCTCAAGGCTTTAACCATACTGTAAAAGGGGTAGGAGATGGCATCAAAACCGTTGGTGAAGGTCTAGGGGAGACAGCAAAAGGTTTAGGAAACGTAGTTAAGAGTGTTGGTGAAGGTGTGACTTATGCTGTGGTTGGTAGCACCAAGGAAGTAGCACGGGGAATAAATGAAGGAACAAAGCAGGCAGCAGATGCTGTACAAAGTACTGCCGAAGATATTAACCAAGTTGTCAAAGGAACGACTAATTCCGTCAAAACTTCCAGCGAAAATCTCACACAAACAGTAAATAACGTAGCAGATTCTGTCAAAAATTCTAGCGAAACTAGTACACAAAAGATAAATAATGTAGCAGATTCTGTCAAAAATGCTGCGGAAGATGCCGACCAATCTCTAGAAAATCAACGCTTTGAAGAAGAAGTTTTCCAAACGGATTATGAAAATCCCCTCTCATATAACCCTCCTAACCCTCCCGAATCTTATTAA